Proteins from one Salinispora arenicola genomic window:
- a CDS encoding cation:proton antiporter encodes MHDSTTLLIEVGALLFLLGLLGRLGRRIGLSPIPLYLLAGLLFGHGGVFGFKASEEFFAVGAEIGVILLLVMLGLEYSASELVGNLRAAAPAGLIDGLLNALPGAAFALLLGWDWVAAIVLAGITWISSSGVIAKVLGDLGRLGNRETPVVLSVLVIEDLAMAFYLPLLTAVLAGAGLVAGGAALAVAVATVLVVLVVAIRYGRTISNIMSARDPEALLLGVLGLTLLVAGAAAKLQVSAAVGAFLVGIAISGPVAHHATELLTPLRDLFAAVFFLFFGLVTDPRDIPPVLLPALALAVVTMGTKTLTGYLAARRAGIGEPGRWRTGLTLVPRGEFSIVIAGLAVAAGSVDPQLAALATAYVLITVVVGPTLARVPDLEGFKSWLRRRAAKQQARPAPVGD; translated from the coding sequence ATGCACGACTCCACCACGCTGCTCATCGAAGTCGGAGCGCTACTGTTCCTGCTCGGCCTGCTCGGCAGACTCGGCCGACGGATCGGGCTCTCGCCGATCCCGCTGTACCTGCTCGCCGGGCTGCTCTTCGGGCATGGCGGCGTCTTCGGCTTCAAGGCCAGCGAGGAGTTCTTCGCAGTCGGCGCCGAGATCGGTGTGATCCTCCTGCTGGTCATGCTCGGCCTGGAATACTCCGCCAGCGAGCTGGTCGGCAACCTCCGCGCCGCGGCACCGGCCGGGCTGATCGACGGGCTGCTCAACGCACTGCCCGGTGCCGCCTTCGCACTGCTGCTCGGTTGGGACTGGGTGGCTGCCATCGTGCTCGCCGGCATCACCTGGATCTCGTCGTCCGGCGTGATCGCCAAGGTGCTCGGCGATCTGGGCCGACTCGGTAACCGGGAGACGCCCGTGGTGCTGTCGGTGCTGGTCATCGAGGACCTGGCGATGGCCTTCTACCTGCCGCTCCTCACCGCCGTCCTGGCCGGGGCCGGACTGGTCGCCGGCGGTGCCGCGCTCGCCGTAGCGGTCGCCACGGTGCTGGTCGTGCTCGTGGTCGCGATCCGGTACGGCCGCACCATCTCGAACATCATGTCGGCCCGCGATCCGGAGGCACTGCTCCTGGGTGTGCTCGGCCTGACCCTGCTGGTCGCCGGTGCGGCCGCGAAACTCCAGGTGTCGGCCGCGGTCGGCGCGTTCCTGGTCGGTATCGCGATCTCCGGGCCGGTCGCGCACCACGCCACCGAGTTGCTGACCCCGCTGCGGGACCTGTTCGCCGCGGTGTTCTTCCTGTTCTTCGGGCTGGTCACCGATCCACGCGACATCCCACCGGTACTGCTGCCGGCGCTCGCGCTGGCGGTGGTGACGATGGGCACGAAGACACTCACCGGATACCTCGCCGCGCGACGGGCCGGCATCGGTGAACCCGGTCGCTGGCGGACCGGGCTCACCCTGGTGCCGCGAGGGGAGTTCTCCATCGTCATCGCCGGGCTGGCGGTGGCGGCGGGAAGCGTCGATCCACAATTGGCCGCGCTCGCCACGGCGTACGTGTTGATCACCGTGGTCGTCGGGCCGACGCTCGCCCGGGTGCCCGATCTCGAAGGCTTCAAGAGCTGGTTGCGGCGACGTGCGGCCAAACAACAGGCTCGGCCGGCGCCGGTCGGAGACTAA
- a CDS encoding cation:proton antiporter regulatory subunit has product MRVRVEQTALPGIGVRHDLMTESGRRLGVVSHRNGRRDLVLYDPDDPDACQADIPLTDDEAEALADILGASLLLGQLSGLREQAAGLLTEQVAITAGSSYVGRKLGDTKARTRTGASIVAVLRQGEVIVSPDPSFRFVAGDVVVVVGTRQGLDGVTAILADGDPDG; this is encoded by the coding sequence GTGCGAGTACGTGTCGAACAGACTGCCCTTCCGGGGATCGGCGTCCGCCACGATCTGATGACGGAATCCGGGCGACGACTCGGGGTGGTCTCCCACCGCAACGGCCGGCGAGACCTTGTCCTCTACGATCCGGACGACCCCGACGCCTGCCAGGCCGACATCCCACTCACCGACGACGAGGCCGAGGCGCTCGCCGACATCCTCGGCGCGTCGCTGCTGCTGGGTCAGCTGTCCGGGCTGCGGGAGCAGGCCGCCGGCCTGCTGACCGAGCAGGTCGCCATTACGGCGGGCTCGTCGTACGTCGGTCGCAAACTCGGCGACACGAAGGCGCGTACCCGCACGGGCGCCTCGATCGTGGCGGTGCTTCGCCAGGGTGAGGTGATCGTCTCCCCAGACCCCTCATTCCGCTTCGTGGCCGGTGACGTGGTGGTCGTGGTCGGGACTCGACAGGGTCTCGACGGCGTGACGGCCATCCTCGCCGACGGCGATCCGGACGGCTGA
- a CDS encoding heat shock protein transcriptional repressor HspR, which translates to MSDNFVGADDPAYEAKVLMISVAARMAGMHPQTLRQYDRLGLVQPGRAAGGGRRYSVRDVVLLREVQRLSQDDGINLAGVKRIIGLERLLEQAQLRVARLEAELDAAYRRIAELEAVARFPGSDLVPTSRTSTALVVWRPRRNPER; encoded by the coding sequence ATGTCGGACAACTTCGTCGGCGCGGATGACCCTGCCTATGAGGCCAAGGTGCTGATGATCTCGGTGGCTGCCCGGATGGCGGGGATGCACCCGCAGACGTTGCGCCAGTACGACCGGCTCGGTCTGGTGCAGCCCGGTCGTGCGGCGGGGGGTGGTCGTCGGTACAGCGTCCGCGATGTGGTGCTGCTCCGCGAGGTGCAGCGGCTCAGCCAGGACGACGGCATCAACCTGGCCGGGGTGAAACGGATCATTGGGTTGGAGCGGCTGCTGGAGCAGGCGCAGCTGCGGGTGGCACGGCTGGAGGCGGAGCTGGACGCCGCGTACCGCCGGATAGCCGAGTTGGAGGCGGTGGCCCGTTTCCCCGGCAGCGATCTGGTGCCCACCAGCCGTACCTCCACCGCACTGGTGGTCTGGCGCCCCCGCCGGAATCCGGAGCGGTGA